TTTCACCATGGAAGACTGTGTTGGCTTTAAAGgtacgtaatttatttatgcacattttactattttaatacttatattactataataataagctataagcatataatccgttttaaaaattttgatattataccttataatttattccatCTTTGCAGTTCTCCCTGTAAAAGTCAATGAGAATTCCAAAGCTGTtcgtcatttatttttaaaaatgcaccTAACCAGGGAAAAATGTGCTCAAAAACCAGAATATCAGACATTGTTTGTTGTTGGTGTTCCTGGATTTTGTAATCaagtaattattcaataacaaataaactttttaaccaaacacattttaaacaattttataactttattatgttttaatgtgAGATACTCAAATGAAGTTTATGAagttctattatatttatttataaacacaactattttacatattttaattgtacaattttagaaaattatgaaaCACGCATTTCGTCGATGTGGTAAAGTAAAATCTGTATTTTTTCACAATGAACCCACTCCAATTGAACCAGAAGTAATaccatcaaaatatttcattccaaaattaattaaggtATGAGTATTCactttatatgcatatattatatattaataataggttaTAATTTCAGGGCTTTAAAGTGGCTTATGTCGTGTTTGCACATACATCTGGCTTGGAAAATGCATTATCACTGAAATGTACTGAAAGTGAACCTTTTATATTGTCCACACAATCTGCTCCTATCACAAACATAATCAACCGTAAAAAaagcaaatataaattataacactttaaagtttaattgttttatttttatttttaggatgGTGTGAGAATTACAATGACAATATTGTTGATGTAAAAGAATTACAATCTGAGATTGATACATACATGACTGAATATGATAAAACATCAGCAGCAGCGAATACAGATTGAAAAAGAAACAGTTGACAATGAAGACGAAGATGGGTGGAAAACTGtttctaaaaagtaaattttttgtcattttgagacaaattaatcatttgaaattattattgtaattttattaaagaatagaaacatttaaaatggcAAATTCagagacaatatttttttcttgatacaatttttataaccaattttattgcttaattgtgaattacttatttattatttttcaatcacaTTTTTAGAGGACGAAATCCAGGATTTGCACGCAAAGAagttattaagaataatataatgaaaaatgagGCTAAGAAAAAGATAAAGAAAACACTGAAAAACTTTTATCGATTTCAAATTAAAGAGACTAAAATAAAtcgtaagtatttaaaatgctaTATAATTTGCGAtaccacaaaataataaccccatatgaaattttaatatttaaaaaaaaataaggtgtTTCTGGaccaaatacttatataatagtatcatGAAATTGTAAAGATAAAGTTATAGGTgccttttttatttgttatatttgtaattacagtttagatactattatatattgtgccTCGGAAGTAATGAAAAAGCTGTTTCTGCAGCATCGTCGGttataaactgtaaaaaaaaaaatattgtattttacgtttataaatattgattatttgtaCTAatcattacatacatataatcttaaatatggTGTTATTTTTCCGGTGTTTAAAATTTCAgggttatttattatgtgaatcatagtttatattataaatatctaaattattaattaatttaatattaccattTTAGAATTGATGGAGTTACGTAACAAGTTTGATAATgacaaatcaaaaattgaattacttaAACAGAGCAGAAAATTTAAACCTTTTTAATATAGatgtatgttaaataaattataccgtGTTTTGTTGGatggaaaattgtattttattgaaatcttattgcacaattataattattaaaaatatgtatttttatagttatttataatgtgaAAAACTACTAAGAATTATGTATAGAATTTGCAGAGTACATAGTATACTtgacagttataatataagaaatatatatttattaacaaggATGAATTAGTTTAGCccaaatgaaaattgaaaaatacttttaataagatttgtgaaaacaaatttaattttaatgaaaaaatgtaatgttatgTCCACAGTgcacatcattattatatatttttatcttgaaGTTAAAACTCTGGAACAGACACTACGGTATAtggataatattgattataatatgtacctatataacctGAAAACTGGCTCCTGAGTACTACAACACAACCTATACTGCTTATCCCACCAATTAGCCAAGAGCTCTCAATCTATACCGTTTATCGCACATTGGTGGCCAGTGCCAcgtgtattatttacattttaaatgttttcttcttagtttgaataaacaaattggtttatgaaatattttaaagtattttctgtgaataaagttttaattcaaaaaataatattgatttatttacatcTCTGAAGCGAAACAGTCTTTAGATTCATGACGGTCAGGGGCCAGTTTTCATGCCGTGGACtcattatgattatttgttCTCTTGAAAAATATGGATCcatcaattataattgatctacatattatttatgatattaaaaatgta
This sequence is a window from Rhopalosiphum maidis isolate BTI-1 chromosome 1, ASM367621v3, whole genome shotgun sequence. Protein-coding genes within it:
- the LOC113550089 gene encoding LOW QUALITY PROTEIN: ribosomal RNA-processing protein 7 homolog A (The sequence of the model RefSeq protein was modified relative to this genomic sequence to represent the inferred CDS: inserted 2 bases in 1 codon), translating into MEDCVGFKVLPVKVNENSKAVRHLFLKMHLTREKCAQKPEYQTLFVVGVPGFCNQKIMKHAFRRCGKVKSVFFHNEPTPIEPEVIPSKYFIPKLIKGFKVAYVVFAHTSGLENALSLKCTESEPFILSTQSAPITNIINRWCENYNDNIVDVKELQSEIDTYMTEYDXKHQQQRIQIEKETVDNEDEDGWKTVSKKGRNPGFARKEVIKNNIMKNEAKKKIKKTLKNFYRFQIKETKINQLMELRNKFDNDKSKIELLKQSRKFKPF